Within the Saccharomonospora amisosensis genome, the region TGGAACTGCTGGCACGGGAGTCGCTGTGCACGTGTCACCTGGTGGAGGAGACCGGCGCCAGCCAGACCAACATCTCCAACCACCTGCGACTGCTTCGCGACGCCGAACTGGTGAGCACCCAGCCGCACGGCCGCTACACCTACTACCGGCTACGCCCGCAGGCGCTGCGCGCGCTCGCCGACCTGCTGGCCGGACTGGCCGACACCGCCGAAGAGCACACACAGCTCAGGAGGTCCTGCCCGTGAGTCAGACCGTGGAGCGAGCCGCGGACACCGAACTCATCCGACGACTGTCCGTCCTGGATCGGTTTCTCCCGGTCTGGATCATCGCGGCGATGGCGGCGGGACTGCTGCTCGGCAGCGCCGTGCCAGGACTACAGGGATTGCTGGACGCGGTGAAGATCGGCCAGGTCTCGCTGCCGATCGCACTCGGGCTGCTGCTGATGATGTACCCGGTGCTGGCGAAGGTTCGCTACGACAAGCTGGACACGGTCACAAGGGACCGGCGCACCCTGCTGCTCTCGCTGGTACTGAACTGGCTGGTGGGCCCGGCCCTGATGTTCGCGCTCGCCTGGCTGCTGCTGCCCGACCTCCCCGAGTACCGTACGGGCCTGATCATCGTGGGGCTGGCGAGGTGCATCGCCATGGTGATCATCTGGAACGACCTCGCCTGCGGCGACCGGGAGGCCGCGGCCGTGCTCGTCGCGCTCAACTCGGTGTTCCAGGTGCTGATGTTCGGGGTGCTCGGCTGGTTCTACCTCGACCTACTGCCCGGCTGGCTCGGTCTGGACACCACGTCCATCAGTGTCTCGCCGTGGGAGATCGCCGCCAGCGTGCTGATCTTTCTCGGCATCCCGCTGGCGGCCGGTTACCTTTCCCGCCGCATCGGCGAGCGCACCAGGGGTCGAGCCTGGTACGAGGAGCGCTTCCTGCCCAAGATCGGCCCCGTCGCGCTGTACGGACTGCTGTTCACGATCGTGGTCCTGTTCGCACTGCAGGGCGAGACCATCACGGCGAGGCCGCTGGACGTCGCGCGGATCGCGCTGCCGCTGCTTGCCTACTTCGCCATCATGTGGGCGGGTTCCTACGCCGCGGGCAAGGCGGCGGGGCTGAGCTACCCGCGCACCACGACGCTGGCCTTCACCGCGGCGGGCAACAACTTCGAACTCGCCATCGCCGTCGCCATCGGCGTCTTCGGCGTCACCTCCGGACAGGCGCTCGCCGGTGTGGTCGGTCCCCTCATCGAGGTTCCCGTACTCGTCGCCCTTGTGTATGTCAGCCTGTGGCTTCGCAGGCGCTGGGCGGCGAAGCCGTAGCCGCGAGTACCCGTGCCGTCCCCGCGCCCGCGAAATCGCGTGCGCGGGGGCGGCTTTTCTTTTCCGCTTATCGGGTGTTCCCCGACCGGTGCACGATTCGGTTTGAATGGCCCGAGTATCGGGTATGGACGGCCGTTTTTCCTGATATAGCTGAATGATCGCGCGATTGTCCGAGTTGTGGGGACTATCACCGCGTCGTAGCGTGAGGTTTCGCGGCCGTCGGGTGTGAACGGTTGGCGACGTCAGCGACTTGACGACATTCAAGGAAACGGCGGACCTCAATTGTCTGATCGGCAATTCTTCGAGCAGCGGGCGGACACCGCCCTTGAACGTAGACAGGCACCGCTGGAGGCCTTGCTCGACGAGGCCGAGCACCTCGCCAGGGCCTGCCACGCGATGGCGGAGCGGTTCCACGCGGGCGGCAAACTGATCGTCTTCGGCAACGGCGGTGGCTCTACCGACGCACAGCACGTCTCGGTCGAGTTCGTCCATCCGGTGATCGTCGGCAAGCGTGCGCTGCCTGCGATCTCGCTGACCGCGGACGTCGCGACGATGACCGGGGTCGCCGCGAAGGTCGGCTTCGCCGAGGTGTTCGCCCACCAGCTCCGACAGCTCGCCACAGGCCATGACATCGCACTGGGACTTTCCGTCGACGGCCGCTGCGACAACGTGCTGCGTGGCCTGGAGCAGGCTCGCGAGCTCGGTCTGCTGACCGTCGCGCTGGTCGGCGGCGACGGCGGCCCCATCGCGCGGCGAAACGTCGCCGGCCACCTGCTGCGGGCTGCCTCCGACGACCCCCGCGTGGTCAAGGAGGTGCACGTGACGATGTACCACGTCCTGTGGGAGCTGGTGCACGTGTTCTTCGAGCATCCGGGTGTGCTGACCCCAGAGGTGGTGTCGTGAAGGAACCCACCGCGCACTGCTCGACGGACACCTGCGTGACGTGCTCCGACGAGGCCGTCGTGGTGCGGGTCGAACGGTTGCTGCCGGGCGGCCTCGCGATCGTCGACACCGGGCACGGACGCGAGGAGGTCAGTGTCGCGCTCGTGGACGTCAGCGAGGGAGACGAAGTGCTGGTCCACGCGAAGGAAGCCATCGGAGTACCGCGATGACCGACATGATGCGATCCCTCTACCCGTTCCTCTACTCCGGCGACGAAGCCGGCGGGGATGTCGACGCGGTACTCGCCGAGGTGAGGCAATCCACAGTAGACAAGGTCCGCGAGATCATGCGGCTGCGCGCCGAAGTGCGCCGCACGCAGGGCGCGCTGCTGGCCGAGTGCGGCGCGGCGATGGCCGACAGGTTCGCGGGCGGCGGGAGGCTGTTCTCCTTCGGCAACGGCGGGAGTTCCACCGACGCCCAGGACATCGCCACCCAGTTCATGAATCCGCCAGACGGCACCGCCGCACTGCCCGCGTTCGCGCTGACCACCGACATCGCCGTGGTGACCGCGCTGAGCAACGACGTGGGCTTCGACGTGGTGTTCTCCCGCCAGCTCGCCGCGTTCGGCAGGGAAACCGACATCGCGGTCGGGCTTTCCACAAGCGGCAACTCCAGCAACCTGCTCGCCGCCTTCGACGAGGCTCGCCGGGTGGGCATGCTGACCATCGGGATCAGCGGCAACACTGGCGGCAGGATGGCCCAACTCCACTCCATCGACTACCTGTTCACCGTGCCGTCCTCCTCCGTGCACCGCGTCCAGGAGGCGCAGACCACCATCTACCACGTACTCGCCGAGCTGGCGGCCGAGGGAAACTGATGGGCACGCAGCGGGAACCGCTCGAGCACGCCCGCGCCGTGGCCGACGCCGTGCTTTACGAGGCGTACGTGCTGCACCCCGGCCACAACCCCGCCCCGAGAAACCAGGTGCGCTGGCAGTGCGGCGTGCTCGTGCCGCCGTCCTACGCGGCCAGGGGCACCGCGGAGCCGACCTGCTGCCGCACCGAATGCCTCGCGGAGGTGGCCGCGGGTACCCGGCTCAGCCTCCACGTGCGGTTTCTGCAGGCACAGCGGCGCACCGTCGAGGCGGGTGGGCCCGGCGACTACCACGAGGTGGACTCGCTTCGGGTGGCGGGCGAGGAGTTGCCTGCCATGGACGAGGCCGTGCGCAACGAGCACCAGGTGACGCTGGCGCTGGACGACCTGTTCGACGGCACCCAAGTCGTACCCATCACCATCCGCGGCGGTGAGCGCACCAGTGTCGTGCCCGGTGGCCGCGTCGTACGACGCAAGCAACCACTGAACGCCGAGCTGCGCTGCCAGGCCGAGGCGTTCCCGGGGTTGGTGCGGCTGCGGGTGGTGCTGGCCAACACCTCTCCGGTGGACTGCTCGCAACACCGCAGGTTCGAAGCGCTGCGCCATTCGCTCGTCGCCGCCCACATCGTGCTTTCCCTGGACGGTGGCGGGTTCCTTTCCACCGACCGACCACCGCGGTGGGCCGCCGAGTACGCGGACGGTTGCGTCAACGAGCACACCTGGCCGGTGCTGGTCGGCGAGCCGGGTCGCCGCGACACCATGCTCTCCGCCCCGATCGCGCTGGCCGACTACCCCGACCCGACCCGCGGCAACCTGGCCGGTTCTTTCGGGGCTCACCAGAGCGCTCCGTTGGCGGACCTGCCGAAGGCCACCTGCCGCACGCACCAACGGCCCTCGGCGCGAAACCCGGGTGATGAGGTCGCCGACCTGCCACAACAGCGAAACGAGAGCGTCAGCGACACCGTCGTCGTCGGCGGTGTGGAGGTCGGCGAGGGCAGCAGAGTGGTGCTTCGGCCCGCTCCCGGCGGCGACGCGCAGGACATGTTCGTGGCGGGACGCACGGCAACCGTGCGGGCGCTGCGGCAGGACGTGGACGGCACCTGGTTCCTCGCCGTGACCGTGGACGGTGACCCGGCGACCGAACTGCTTGCCCAGGACGAGCGCTACCGCTACTTCACCACCGCCGAGGTGGAGCCACTGGTCGAGGAGCCGCGATGAGCGAGCGAGTGCTCATCGCGGGCATCGGCAACGTGTTCTTCGGTGACGACGGTTTCGGCGTGGAAGTGGCTACCCGGCTGGCCGAACAGCGGCTGCCACCCGGTGTGGTCGCCGCCGACTTCGGTATCAGCGGGCTGCACCTGGCCTACGAGATGCTCGGCGGCGAGCACGAACTGACCATCCTGGTCGACGCGGCACCGCGGGGTGGTACGCCGGGAACGCTGTACCTGATCGAGCCGGACCCGAACGAGTGCGCCGATGCGGCACCTGGTGGGGTCGATGCCCACGGCATGGCTCCGGCGACGGTGCTGGGGCTGCTGCGCAGGCTCGGCGGCACTCCCGGCCGCGTGCTCGTGCTCGGTTGCGAACCCGCGAGCGTCACCGAGGGCATCGGGCTGAGCGAACCCGTCTCCGCGGCGGTGGACGAAGCGGTGATCCGCGTGCTCGAACTCGCCACCGCAGGAAGGAGTGAAAGCGATGTGCCTCGGCATTCCCGGTGAGGTGGTGGAGGTCCTGCCGGATCGCCCTGAGTTGGCCAGGGTGAAGGTCAGCGGGGTCCGCCGCGCGATCAACGTCGGCCTGCTGGAGAACGATCCGCCACGGCCGGGTGACTGGGTACTGATCCACGTCGGCTTCGCGCTTTCGAAGATCGACGAGGAGGAGGCGAGGGCGGTGCTGCGGTTCCTGGAGGAGATCGGGCAGGCATACACCGACGAGGTGGACGCGCTCAGGCAATCGATGATCGAGTAGGGGCGGAAGCATGCGCTTTGTCGACGAGTTCCGCGACGCGGGCACCGCGAAGGCACTGGCGGCGAAGATCGCCTGGCTGTGTGAGCCGGGGCGGGAGTACAAGTTCATGGAGGTGTGCGGGGGCCACACGCACACCATCTACAAGCACGGTCTTGAGGACTACCTGCCGGAGCAGATCTCGCTCGTGCACGGGCCGGGCTGCCCGGTGTGCGTGATCCCGATGGGCAGGGTGGACGACGCGATTCACATCGCGAGCCAGCCTGACGTGATCATGACGTCGTTCGGCGACATGATGCGGGTGCCCGGCGGCGAAGGGAACTTCTTCGACTCCAACTCCGAAGGCACCAACATCCGGATGGTGTACTCGCCGCTGGACTCGTTGAAGATCGCCAAGCAGAACCCGGACAAGCACGTGGTCTTCATGGCCATCGGGTTCGAGACCACCGCCCCCTCCACCGCGATGACGCTGTTGCGGGCCAGAGAGGAGGGCGTGGAGAACTTCTCCGTCTTCTGCAACCACGTCACGATCATCCCGGCGATCAAGGCGATCCTGGACTCCCCCGACCTGCGACTCGACGGTTTCCTCGGCCCAGGCCACGTGTCCACTGTGATCGGCTGCCGCCCGTACGAGTTCATTCCCGGCGAACACGGCAAACCCATCGTCGTGGCGGGATTCGAGCCGCTGGACATCCTGCAGTCGGTCTACCAGCTGCTGAAGCAGTTGCGGGAGGGCCGGCACGAGGTCGAGAACCAGTACTCGCGTGTGGTGCCATGGGACGGCAACCCGGTGGCGTTGCGTGTCATCGCACGGACCATGCGGCTGCGCCCCTACTTCGAATGGCGAGGGCTGGGATTCATCTCGCACTCGGCGATGAAGCTGAGCGAGGAGTTCGCCGAGTTCGACGCGGAACGGATCTTCTCCATGCCGGGTGTCAGGGTGGCCGACCCGAAGTCCTGCCAGTGCGGCGAAGTACTGAAGGGCGTGCTCAAACCGTGGGAGTGCAAGGTGTTCGGCACAGCCTGCACCCCGGAGACACCCATCGGCACCTGCATGGTCTCGCCCGAGGGCGCCTGCGCGGCCTACTACAACTACGGCCGCTTCACCCGGCAGCGCATCAGGGAGGCGAGCACGGCATGAGGACCGAACGCGACGTTCTCGAGCGGATCGAGCGGGCGCGCCGTCGCGGCCCCAAACTGCGGGAGAACCGGATCACCGCCGCGCACGGCGCGGGAGGCAAGGCCACCCAGACGCTGATCGAGGCCGTGTTCCTCGACGCGTTCCGCAACGAGTCGCTCGAGCCGCTCGGCGACGCCGCACTGCTGCCGCTTGGCACTGAACGCCTCGCGATGACCACGGACTCGTTCGTGGTGTCCCCGCTGTTCTTCCCCGGGGGCGACATCGGTGACCTCGCCGTGAACGGCACCGTCAACGACCTCGCGGTCGCGGGCGCGTCACCCGCCTACCTGTCCTGTGGCTTCATCCTCGAAGAAGGGTTCGAGGTGAGCGATTTGCGCCGCATCGTGGAGTCGATGACGCGGGCAGCGAAGCGGGCCGGCGTGACGCTGGTGACCGGTGACACCAAAGTGGTCGGCAAGGGCAGCGGCGACGGCTGCTACCTCAACACCACCGGTATCGGCACACTGCCCGACGGACCGGAACTGGGGGTGCACAAGGCCCGTCCTGGCGACGCCGTGCTGGTCTCCGGCCCGATCGGCGAGCATGGTGTGACGATCATGCTCGCTCGCGGCGAGTTGGACATCGAGGCGGAACTGGAGTCCGACACCGCCGCGCTGAACGGCCTGTGCGCCCGGCTGCGTGCGGTGCCAGGGCTGCGGGCGATGCGAGACGCCACCAGGGGCGGCGTGGCGACCGTGCTGAACGAGGTGGCCAGGGCGGCGGACGTCTCGGTGGTCGTCGAGGAGAACCAGGTCCCGGTGCGCGACGAGGTACGGGGCGCGTGCGAACTGCTCGGTATCGATCCGCTCTATGTGGCGTGCGAGGGCCGGTTCGTCGCGATCGTGGACGGCGCTCACGCCGAGCAGGCCGTGGAAACACTGCGCGCGGACCCGCTCGGCGAGCAGGCCGCCGTGATCGGCACGGTCGGCGAGGACCCGCCCGGCACCGTGCTACTGAACACGACATTCGGCGGGACGCGTATCGCTGACCTGCTCGTGGGTGATCCCCTGCCTCGGATCTGCTGACCCATGCACGAACTCTCGATCGCCAAGAGCATGGTCGACGCGGTGCTGGAGCAGACGGCGCCCGACCGGGTGGTGGCCGTGCACCTGGAACTCGGCAAGCTCTCCGGCGTGGAAGTGGACGCCATCGACTTCTGCTTCGACGTCGTCACCCGTGGCACCCGGTTGGAGGGCGCGCGGCTGTCGATCGAGCAGCCCGCAGGGCAGGGCCGCTGCCGTCGCTGCGGCGCCGAGTTCGCCGTCACCTCGCTGCTCAGCGAGTGCGCGTGCGGCAGCCTCGACATCGAGCTGTCGTCGGGAGACCAGGTACGGATTCGACACGTGGAGGTGAAGCGCGATGTGCGGGACCTGCGGGTGTGACGAGCAATCCGGCACGCGGACACTGGAGTTGGAGCGCGACGTGCTGGCGAAGAACGACGCCATCGCCGAGCACAACCGGCTCAAGCTGAACGCGCTGGACGCGGTCGCGATCAACCTGATGAGCTCGCCGGGCTCCGGCAAGACCACCCTGCTGGAAGCGACCATAACGGCGGTTGACGGGCGATCGCCGGTCGCGGTGGTGGAAGGCGACCAGGCCGCCTCGCTCGACGCGGACCGGCTACGCGCCCTCGGTTGCCGGACGGTGCAGCTGAACACCGGTTCTGGTTGCCACCTCGACGCCGAGATGCTGGACCGCGCGCTCGCCGAGCTGGACCTGGAACCGGGCACGCTGGTGTTCGTCGAGAACGTCGGCAACCTCGTATGTCCGGCGCTGTTCGACCTCGGGGAGCAGCGAAGGGTGGTGCTCGCCGCCACCACCGAGGGGGAGGACAAACCGCTGAAGTACCCGCACATGTTCCGGGCCGCCGATCTGGTGCTGTTGACCAAGACGGACCTGCTGCCGCACCTGGACTTCGACGAAGGGCACTTCGCGTCGCACCTGAACCGGATCAACCCCCGCGCCCGGCTACTGCACATCTGCGCCCCGCGCGGCGACGGCATGGATCAGTGGCTGGACTGGCTGCGGTCGGCACGCTCACTGCCGTCCGGCTCGGCTTCCGCCGCCCCGTCGGCCTCCTCCTGAGCGCCCTTGCGGCCGCGCAACAGCGGCGAGCGCACCAGCAACATCGTGCAGGCGGCGAGCAGCGCGGCAGCGAACAGCTGCGCGGCGATCCACCCACCGCCCCTCACCTGCTCTCCGAACACGGCCACGCCCCAGGTGATACCCACCAGCGGGTTGGCGAGCGTCAGCCCTGGCTGCGAGGCCACGAGGCTGCCCGCACGCAGTGTGTTCTGCAGCAGGAAGAAACCCACCGGCCCGGCGACCACAACGGCGTAGGTCTGCCAGGTGGTGAGCACGGCACCGAGCCCACCGGCGAAAGCGGGCGTGACCCCGGCGATCAGCGCGGCGAGGAACCCGAAGTAGGTGCCGGAAGCCACGCCGAAATAGGCGGCACGGTGGGCGTAACGATTGCGGTAACCCAGCGCGAGCAACGCGCCGATCACGACCAGTGTGACCGCGCAGCCCAGTGCCCAGACCTCGCCGGGCACGTCCCTGGAGTCACCCATGCTCGGGCTGAGAGCGACCAGCAGCAACGCAAGGCCCGCGCTCATCCCGGACACAGCCGTCCACTCCCGCAGCCTTAGCTTCGCCCGCAGCACCAGGCTCGAAAGGATCAGCGTGAAGCCGAGCTCGGCCACGAGGACGGGCTGCACGAGCGCGAGCGGACCGGTCGCCAGTGCCGCCACCTGTAGCACGAAACCCACGAAGATCGCGGTGACCCCACCGACCCAGGACGGCTTGCGGGCCAGACTCCACAGCATCCGCAACGACATCGAGGCGTCGTCGGGCTCGGTGCGAGCGCCCTTGCGCTGCAATACCGAGGCCAGCGCGTTGGAGCCGGCGGCGAGCACCGCCAGCAGCACCGTCACTGCCAAGGCTGGCAGTCCCATTCCCGCTCGAGCGCACCGAGTACGGCCGCCTGCCCGAAGCTGATGCCACCGTCGTTGCACGGTACGCGGGAATGGGTGAGCACCGTCATGCCTTCGGTGACCAACTCGTCGACCGTACGGTCAAGCAGCAGGGTGTTGCAGAACACCCCGCCGGACAGCGCCACGGTTCGCACGCCGGTCCGGTCGCCCAGCGTCCGGCACACCGACGTGATGGCGTGCGCCAGGGTGTTGTGGAAGCGGGCTGCGACCAGCTCGGTGCCGGTACCCGACAGCAGATCGTCGACCACCGCGCGCACCAGCCGAGCGCCGGAGACGCGCAGCGGCTCACCGTCGCTGATCAGCAACGGGTAGCTGCCCCGCTCGTTCGGATCGGCATGCTGCTCCAGCTCGATCGCGGCCTGACCCTCGTAGTTCACCGTGTCGCGGACGTCGAGGATCGCGGCGACGGCGTCGAACAACCTCCCCACGCTGGACGTCAGCGGCGCGTTGACCCCGGCGCGGGCCATCGAGACCACCTGCCGCCACTGGCGCTGGTTGCGCCGCACCACAGGCAACAACTCCAGCGGCAGATCCCGGTAGGAGTCCAGATAGGAGGCCGCCATCCGCCACGGCTGCCGGATCGCCGCCTGCCCTCCAGGAAGCGGCACCGGCTCCAGGTGGCCCGCACGCTCGAAACCGGCGAGGGTAGCCAGCAGGAACTCGCCTCCCCAGATCGTGCTGTCGGTGCCGTAGCCCGTGCCGTCGAAAGCGACACCGATGGCAGGGCCCGCGAACGAGTTGTCCGCCAGGCAGGCCGCGATGTGTGCGTGGTGGTGTTGCACACCGACCAGTTGGACGTCGGGCAGCTGGGAGGCGTACTTGGTGGAGAGGTAGTCGGGATGCAGGTCGTGTGCGACAGCCGCGGGCTCGATGTCGAACAACCTGCGGAAGTGTTCGATGCCCTCGGTGAACGACTTCAGGGTCTCGTAGTTTTCCAGGTCTCCGATGTGCTGTGAACAGAACACGTAGCTGTCCCTGGCCAGGCAGAAGGTGTTCTTCAGTTCGGCACCGCAGGCCAGCACGGGCCGGGGGAACGCCCAGGGCAGCGAGAGCGGCTCCGGCGCGTAGCCGCGCGAGCGCCGCAACAGCAGTTGCCTGCCTCGCCACGGCCTGACCACGGAATCGTCGGTGCGGACGTGGATCGCCCGGTTGTGGGTGAGGAACGCGTCGGCGATGTCGCCCAGGCGGTCGAACGCGGTTTCATCGTCGAACGCGATCGGCTCGTCGGAGACGTTTCCGCTGGTCAGCACTATCGAGCCGGTGAGCTCGGTGAGCAGGTGGTGTAGCGGCGTGTAGGGCAGCATGAGGCCGAGTTGCCGGTTGTCCGGCGCGACGGCGGCCGCGACACCCTCGGTGTCGTCACGCCGGTCCAGCAACACGATCGGCCTGCGGCGGCTGGTGAGCAGTCGCCGCGCCTCGGCATCGACCTCGCACAGCCGCTGTGCCGCCAGCAACGTCGGCACCATGACCGCGAACGGCTTGTCCTCTCTGTGCTTGCGCTGCCGCAGCGCGGCCGTGGCGGCGTCGCTGTCCGCGGCGGCGGCCAGGTGGTAGCCACCGATTCCCTTCACGGCGAGCACCTGGCCGTCGCGTAGCAGTTGGGCGGCGCGCCGGATGGGATCTCCTGTGAGTTCGGCGCGTCCGGGGTCCACAAGCCGGACCGAAGGCCCGCATCGGGGGCAGCACACCGGCTGGGCGTGGAAACGCCGGTCCCCCGGGTCGTGGTACTCCTCTGCGCATTCGTCGCACATCGAGAAGCCCGCCATCGTGGTGTTGGGCCTGTCGTAGGGCACGTCTCGCACGATCGTGAAGCGCGGGCCGCAGTCGGTGCAGTTCAGGAACGGGTAGCGGTAACGCCGGTCGGTGGGGTCGCGCAGTTCCGCGAGGCAGGCGCCGCAGGTCGCCGAGTCGGACGACACCAATGCGTTGCGTGGTCCGGTGCTGTCGCTGGCGACGATGGTGAAGTCCTCGCCGCCTCGCGGCCGCTCCTCGGTCACGGTCACCCGCTGGATGTCGGCCAGCCGGGGCGCGTCGCGCCGTAACGCGGCCAGGAAGCCCGCGACCGCGCTCTCGGCGCCCTCTGCGTCGATGAAGACGCCGCCTGTGTCATTTCCCACCCGGCCTGCCAGGCCGAACCGGGAGGCCAGCGTGTGCACGAACGGCCGGAAGCCGACGCCCTGCACGACTCCCTCCACGCGGACGGCGACCCGAACCAGCGGCTTCACGATGGATTCAGCGCCACGAACCGGCACCCGTCGGGGTTGCGAAGTCTGCTCCGTACGCGTGACATGTTCCCGGCGGTACCCGCTCCCCGGATCAGGGAAACCCACTGCCCCCGCGAGTCCCCCGCTCCCGCCCGCGAGTCCCCCGCTCCCGCCCGCAGGGGTCGCCGCGGGATCAGCCATGTTCAGCCGTTGGGGTTACGTCCGTGACCGTTTCCGTTGCCCCTGCCTGGCTTGTCGTCGGCTCCACCGTCGCCCGGCGGAGGGGGTGCCTGGCTGCTGGCCTCCAGGGTGTCAGAAGCAGGGTCGGTACCGGAACGGGACGGCTCGACGCGCTTGCTGTCGAGCAGGCTGTCGGTGTCGATCCGCGGCGTGCCGTCGACCTTGACGATGCCGAACTGGTGGTACTCGGTCATCGTCGTACCGTCGCTCAACGCGATCTCGACTCCGACGTGAACAGTGTTCTCGCCGGTCGTCCGGGGCGGCGAGACAACGGTGACCTCGGTGACGTTCGACCAGTAGGAGTCAAACCGCTCACGGCCCTGTGCCTGCATGCGTGGGCTCAGTCGGGCCCACGCACGGTCGGGCTGCTCGGGCAGAGCCGCGTAGTAGTTCGACACCACCTGCAGCGCGTCCTGCTCGGTCAGCGGACGGCTGGTTGCGGAGGTCGGGGTCGTGGGTCGGGGTTGTGCCACGGTGGCAGGCTGTTCAGGTCGGCTGACGACGAACACGACGACACCGGCGACGACGACCAGCGCCCCGGCCGCGTACAGCAGCGCGCGCCGGGACGGCTGCCATTTCCGTCTCGGTGCCGCTGCCATGTCTTCGGTGCGCACCGGCATCGTCTGTGCGGAGGAGGTGGCCAGCGGGTCGGTGGCGGGTTCGTCGGCCGACACTGCGCCTACCTGCGCCTGCCTCGGCAACTCGATCGCGGGGCGACCACCGGTGACCACTGCCTGTGCCGCGGCTTTGACCTGCGCGGCGCCGATCCGCTCCGCCGGATCGACCGCGAGCATCGTCAGCAACAGCGGTTTGAGCGGACCCGCGTGGCGGGGCTCGTCGAACACACCCTCGGCCACGCGGTGCAGCACCGTGAGGGAGTTGTCGTCGTCCTCACCGAACGGTGGCGCGCCTTCCACTGCCGCGTAGAGCGTTGCGCCGAGAGAGAACACGTCGGAGGCGGCAGTGGGAGTACGACCACGCGCGACCTCGGGCGCGAAATAGGCA harbors:
- the hypB gene encoding hydrogenase nickel incorporation protein HypB; the encoded protein is MCGTCGCDEQSGTRTLELERDVLAKNDAIAEHNRLKLNALDAVAINLMSSPGSGKTTLLEATITAVDGRSPVAVVEGDQAASLDADRLRALGCRTVQLNTGSGCHLDAEMLDRALAELDLEPGTLVFVENVGNLVCPALFDLGEQRRVVLAATTEGEDKPLKYPHMFRAADLVLLTKTDLLPHLDFDEGHFASHLNRINPRARLLHICAPRGDGMDQWLDWLRSARSLPSGSASAAPSASS
- the hypE gene encoding hydrogenase expression/formation protein HypE → MRTERDVLERIERARRRGPKLRENRITAAHGAGGKATQTLIEAVFLDAFRNESLEPLGDAALLPLGTERLAMTTDSFVVSPLFFPGGDIGDLAVNGTVNDLAVAGASPAYLSCGFILEEGFEVSDLRRIVESMTRAAKRAGVTLVTGDTKVVGKGSGDGCYLNTTGIGTLPDGPELGVHKARPGDAVLVSGPIGEHGVTIMLARGELDIEAELESDTAALNGLCARLRAVPGLRAMRDATRGGVATVLNEVARAADVSVVVEENQVPVRDEVRGACELLGIDPLYVACEGRFVAIVDGAHAEQAVETLRADPLGEQAAVIGTVGEDPPGTVLLNTTFGGTRIADLLVGDPLPRIC
- a CDS encoding hydrogenase maturation nickel metallochaperone HypA/HybF, translated to MHELSIAKSMVDAVLEQTAPDRVVAVHLELGKLSGVEVDAIDFCFDVVTRGTRLEGARLSIEQPAGQGRCRRCGAEFAVTSLLSECACGSLDIELSSGDQVRIRHVEVKRDVRDLRV
- a CDS encoding D-sedoheptulose-7-phosphate isomerase, which gives rise to MTDMMRSLYPFLYSGDEAGGDVDAVLAEVRQSTVDKVREIMRLRAEVRRTQGALLAECGAAMADRFAGGGRLFSFGNGGSSTDAQDIATQFMNPPDGTAALPAFALTTDIAVVTALSNDVGFDVVFSRQLAAFGRETDIAVGLSTSGNSSNLLAAFDEARRVGMLTIGISGNTGGRMAQLHSIDYLFTVPSSSVHRVQEAQTTIYHVLAELAAEGN
- a CDS encoding D-sedoheptulose-7-phosphate isomerase, with protein sequence MSDRQFFEQRADTALERRQAPLEALLDEAEHLARACHAMAERFHAGGKLIVFGNGGGSTDAQHVSVEFVHPVIVGKRALPAISLTADVATMTGVAAKVGFAEVFAHQLRQLATGHDIALGLSVDGRCDNVLRGLEQARELGLLTVALVGGDGGPIARRNVAGHLLRAASDDPRVVKEVHVTMYHVLWELVHVFFEHPGVLTPEVVS
- a CDS encoding ArsR/SmtB family transcription factor, with the protein product MSVTSDVLPAELLRLLADPLRARIVELLARESLCTCHLVEETGASQTNISNHLRLLRDAELVSTQPHGRYTYYRLRPQALRALADLLAGLADTAEEHTQLRRSCP
- a CDS encoding HypC/HybG/HupF family hydrogenase formation chaperone, giving the protein MCLGIPGEVVEVLPDRPELARVKVSGVRRAINVGLLENDPPRPGDWVLIHVGFALSKIDEEEARAVLRFLEEIGQAYTDEVDALRQSMIE
- a CDS encoding HypC/HybG/HupF family hydrogenase formation chaperone; this encodes MKEPTAHCSTDTCVTCSDEAVVVRVERLLPGGLAIVDTGHGREEVSVALVDVSEGDEVLVHAKEAIGVPR
- the arsB gene encoding ACR3 family arsenite efflux transporter; translation: MSQTVERAADTELIRRLSVLDRFLPVWIIAAMAAGLLLGSAVPGLQGLLDAVKIGQVSLPIALGLLLMMYPVLAKVRYDKLDTVTRDRRTLLLSLVLNWLVGPALMFALAWLLLPDLPEYRTGLIIVGLARCIAMVIIWNDLACGDREAAAVLVALNSVFQVLMFGVLGWFYLDLLPGWLGLDTTSISVSPWEIAASVLIFLGIPLAAGYLSRRIGERTRGRAWYEERFLPKIGPVALYGLLFTIVVLFALQGETITARPLDVARIALPLLAYFAIMWAGSYAAGKAAGLSYPRTTTLAFTAAGNNFELAIAVAIGVFGVTSGQALAGVVGPLIEVPVLVALVYVSLWLRRRWAAKP
- the hypD gene encoding hydrogenase formation protein HypD, which produces MRFVDEFRDAGTAKALAAKIAWLCEPGREYKFMEVCGGHTHTIYKHGLEDYLPEQISLVHGPGCPVCVIPMGRVDDAIHIASQPDVIMTSFGDMMRVPGGEGNFFDSNSEGTNIRMVYSPLDSLKIAKQNPDKHVVFMAIGFETTAPSTAMTLLRAREEGVENFSVFCNHVTIIPAIKAILDSPDLRLDGFLGPGHVSTVIGCRPYEFIPGEHGKPIVVAGFEPLDILQSVYQLLKQLREGRHEVENQYSRVVPWDGNPVALRVIARTMRLRPYFEWRGLGFISHSAMKLSEEFAEFDAERIFSMPGVRVADPKSCQCGEVLKGVLKPWECKVFGTACTPETPIGTCMVSPEGACAAYYNYGRFTRQRIREASTA
- a CDS encoding hydrogenase maturation protease, which gives rise to MSERVLIAGIGNVFFGDDGFGVEVATRLAEQRLPPGVVAADFGISGLHLAYEMLGGEHELTILVDAAPRGGTPGTLYLIEPDPNECADAAPGGVDAHGMAPATVLGLLRRLGGTPGRVLVLGCEPASVTEGIGLSEPVSAAVDEAVIRVLELATAGRSESDVPRHSR